A genomic window from Punica granatum isolate Tunisia-2019 chromosome 2, ASM765513v2, whole genome shotgun sequence includes:
- the LOC116196536 gene encoding uncharacterized protein LOC116196536 isoform X1, translating into MGSDREERKMVQRVKEILHDRPEQEIYAMLKECGMDPDEAVQRLLSQDTFHEVRSKRDRRKEMRETQDTRSRIGSGVSNGGWSIDRDDGRTTVQLNSNAPGTAPYKRENDSVTSSVSYPSSTTQSGGKPVSQQLSKDSDSFNAENRGQLTGTGSIVFSSSQPPTKSEPCGAVTGIGRSSIADIVWRGSLHNGSSVLAETSLHREDEEQESDAHGNSENFSSVGFSFASTGLLRAHRKDASDEQVSSNGDITCKTGSHGASAASDFHQVNYLGEPLPEQTKEEIGTVVLPSHVQALSADCSHLSFGTYNSKSSSKSGGVRLPTSSQLNAERLSMTGDGLSAQPLHNQLRRQQMVGAAIGEATIPVISDSASRGFQNSIHELMREPGYASSYRKEEIPQHYGDAAIGMQGNLLASSEQSFRTDSVPSTFLEASPLPLRYRSSASSFKSSAISLPETLMADTFHPFEPSSRTSVASHGIPHQLLDQAYSQQTNPLKQYAYLNNYKNIPESYGQIPLHQSLGSTKLGLPQFKRDDPARNFAMNGYSSSGFDSFQGANTFLGGFTPNSAVASSLSTVGYNNMLQNQIIQERNHFPPHGLGDVSSNGWSSGPGARAMSTAQEKAYYNMLLEKQLNLRHQQDQQFPRDYGSLGGFGSNHSQVGAAPESQLLHGFGDMTLNDRADPLLKQHQFWQQPRY; encoded by the exons ATGGGGAGTGAcagagaggagaggaagatGGTGCAGAGAGTGAAGGAGATACTGCATGACAGGCCGGAGCAGGAGATTTACGCCATGCTCAAGGAATGCGGGATGGACCCCGACGAGGCCGTCCAGAGGCTCCTCTCGCAAG ATACTTTTCACGAAGTGAGGAGCAAGCGGGACAGAAGGAAAGAG ATGAGGGAAACACAAGACACAAGGTCTCGAATCGGTAGCGGTGTCTCGAACGGGGGTTGGAGTATTGATCGGGATGATGGAAGAACAACAGTACAACTCAACTCAAATG CACCTGGTACAGCACCTTACAAGAGGGAGAATGATTCAGTCACTTCCTCGGTATCATATCCATCTTCAACTACTCAGTCTGGCGGAAAACCTGTTAGCCAGCAGCTATCGAAAGATAG TGATTCTTTTAATGCTGAAAATAGAGGACAGTTGACAGGAACAGGCAGTATCGTTTTTTCGTCTTCACAGCCACCTACTAAATCTGAGCCATGTGGTGCAGTAACCGGTATTGGCAGGTCTTCAATTGCTGACATTGTTTGGAGAGGTTCACTGCACAATGGCTCATCGGTGTTAGCTGAAACATCTCTCCACCGTGAAG ATGAGGAGCAGGAATCAGATGCACATGGCAATAGTGAAAATTTCAGTTCTGTTGGGTTTTCTTTTGCGTCCACAGGACTGCTGAGAGCTCATCGAAAAGATGCCTCAGATGAACAGGTATCTTCCAACGGTGATATTACATGCAAGACAGGTTCCCATGGAG CATCTGCTGCTTCAGATTTTCACCAAGTAAATTATTTGGGGGAACCGCTGCCTGAGCAAACCAAAGAGGAGATTGGAACGGTTGTATTGCCCAGTCATGTGCAAGCTCTGTCTGCTGACTGTTCACACTTGAGCTTCGGTACCTACAATTCTAAATCCTCTTCCAAAAGTGGGGGTGTTCGTTTACCTACTTCCTCACAACTTAACGCAGAAAGACTCTCTATGACTGGTGATGGTTTATCAGCTCAGCCGTTACACAA TCAATTGAGAAGACAGCAGATGGtaggagcagccattggagaGGCAACCATACCAGTTATATCTGATTCAGCTTCCCGAGGCTTCCAAAACTCAATCCACGAACTAATGCGGGAGCCAGGCTATGCTTCTTCATACAGGAAGGAAGAGATTCCTCAGCATTATGGTGATGCG GCAATAGGTATGCAGGGCAACTTGCTGGCATCCTCCGAGCAATCCTTCAGAACTGACTCAGTCCCCTCGACTTTTCTTGAAGCCTCACCTTTGCCATTGAGATACCGTTCTTCTGCCTCTTCCTTTAAGAGTTCAGCTATTTCCCTGCCAGAG ACTTTGATGGCAGATACTTTCCATCCTTTTGAGCCATCATCACGGACCTCTGTTGCAAGCCATGGGATTCCACATCAACTCTTGGATCAGGCCTACTCTCAGCAAACTAATCCGTTGAAACAATACGCTTACCTCAACAACTACAAGAATATTCCCGAGAGTTACGGGCAAATCCCTCTCCATCAATCGCTTGGAAGCACCAAGCTTGGTTTGCCTCAGTTCAAGAGGGACGACCCCGCAAGAAACTTCGCGATGAACGGTTACAGCTCTTCGGGTTTTGATAGTTTCCAGGGTGCAAATACCTTCCTTGGAGGCTTTACACCTAACTCAGCAGTTGCCTCTAGTCTCTCCACAGTTGGGTATAACAATATGCTGCAAAATCAGATCATTCAGGAGAGGAATCATTTTCCGCCTCACGGATTG GGTGATGTTAGCTCTAATGGGTGGAGCTCCGGGCCAGGCGCCAGAGCAATGTCGACTGCTCAAGAAAAAGCTTACTACAATATGCTACTAGAGAAGCAGCTCAATCTCAGGCATCAACAGGACCAGCAATTCCCTCGGGACTATGGTTCTCTAGGCGGCTTCGGCTCAAATCATTCTCAAGTTGGCGCAGCACCTGAAAGCCAGCTGCTCCATGGCTTCGGGGACATGACCTTAAACGACCGTGCAGACCCACTGTTGAAGCAACACCAGTTCTGGCAACAGCCAAGATACTGA
- the LOC116196536 gene encoding uncharacterized protein LOC116196536 isoform X2 produces the protein MGSDREERKMVQRVKEILHDRPEQEIYAMLKECGMDPDEAVQRLLSQDTFHEVRSKRDRRKEMRETQDTRSRIGSGVSNGGWSIDRDDGRTTVQLNSNAPYKRENDSVTSSVSYPSSTTQSGGKPVSQQLSKDSDSFNAENRGQLTGTGSIVFSSSQPPTKSEPCGAVTGIGRSSIADIVWRGSLHNGSSVLAETSLHREDEEQESDAHGNSENFSSVGFSFASTGLLRAHRKDASDEQVSSNGDITCKTGSHGASAASDFHQVNYLGEPLPEQTKEEIGTVVLPSHVQALSADCSHLSFGTYNSKSSSKSGGVRLPTSSQLNAERLSMTGDGLSAQPLHNQLRRQQMVGAAIGEATIPVISDSASRGFQNSIHELMREPGYASSYRKEEIPQHYGDAAIGMQGNLLASSEQSFRTDSVPSTFLEASPLPLRYRSSASSFKSSAISLPETLMADTFHPFEPSSRTSVASHGIPHQLLDQAYSQQTNPLKQYAYLNNYKNIPESYGQIPLHQSLGSTKLGLPQFKRDDPARNFAMNGYSSSGFDSFQGANTFLGGFTPNSAVASSLSTVGYNNMLQNQIIQERNHFPPHGLGDVSSNGWSSGPGARAMSTAQEKAYYNMLLEKQLNLRHQQDQQFPRDYGSLGGFGSNHSQVGAAPESQLLHGFGDMTLNDRADPLLKQHQFWQQPRY, from the exons ATGGGGAGTGAcagagaggagaggaagatGGTGCAGAGAGTGAAGGAGATACTGCATGACAGGCCGGAGCAGGAGATTTACGCCATGCTCAAGGAATGCGGGATGGACCCCGACGAGGCCGTCCAGAGGCTCCTCTCGCAAG ATACTTTTCACGAAGTGAGGAGCAAGCGGGACAGAAGGAAAGAG ATGAGGGAAACACAAGACACAAGGTCTCGAATCGGTAGCGGTGTCTCGAACGGGGGTTGGAGTATTGATCGGGATGATGGAAGAACAACAGTACAACTCAACTCAAATG CACCTTACAAGAGGGAGAATGATTCAGTCACTTCCTCGGTATCATATCCATCTTCAACTACTCAGTCTGGCGGAAAACCTGTTAGCCAGCAGCTATCGAAAGATAG TGATTCTTTTAATGCTGAAAATAGAGGACAGTTGACAGGAACAGGCAGTATCGTTTTTTCGTCTTCACAGCCACCTACTAAATCTGAGCCATGTGGTGCAGTAACCGGTATTGGCAGGTCTTCAATTGCTGACATTGTTTGGAGAGGTTCACTGCACAATGGCTCATCGGTGTTAGCTGAAACATCTCTCCACCGTGAAG ATGAGGAGCAGGAATCAGATGCACATGGCAATAGTGAAAATTTCAGTTCTGTTGGGTTTTCTTTTGCGTCCACAGGACTGCTGAGAGCTCATCGAAAAGATGCCTCAGATGAACAGGTATCTTCCAACGGTGATATTACATGCAAGACAGGTTCCCATGGAG CATCTGCTGCTTCAGATTTTCACCAAGTAAATTATTTGGGGGAACCGCTGCCTGAGCAAACCAAAGAGGAGATTGGAACGGTTGTATTGCCCAGTCATGTGCAAGCTCTGTCTGCTGACTGTTCACACTTGAGCTTCGGTACCTACAATTCTAAATCCTCTTCCAAAAGTGGGGGTGTTCGTTTACCTACTTCCTCACAACTTAACGCAGAAAGACTCTCTATGACTGGTGATGGTTTATCAGCTCAGCCGTTACACAA TCAATTGAGAAGACAGCAGATGGtaggagcagccattggagaGGCAACCATACCAGTTATATCTGATTCAGCTTCCCGAGGCTTCCAAAACTCAATCCACGAACTAATGCGGGAGCCAGGCTATGCTTCTTCATACAGGAAGGAAGAGATTCCTCAGCATTATGGTGATGCG GCAATAGGTATGCAGGGCAACTTGCTGGCATCCTCCGAGCAATCCTTCAGAACTGACTCAGTCCCCTCGACTTTTCTTGAAGCCTCACCTTTGCCATTGAGATACCGTTCTTCTGCCTCTTCCTTTAAGAGTTCAGCTATTTCCCTGCCAGAG ACTTTGATGGCAGATACTTTCCATCCTTTTGAGCCATCATCACGGACCTCTGTTGCAAGCCATGGGATTCCACATCAACTCTTGGATCAGGCCTACTCTCAGCAAACTAATCCGTTGAAACAATACGCTTACCTCAACAACTACAAGAATATTCCCGAGAGTTACGGGCAAATCCCTCTCCATCAATCGCTTGGAAGCACCAAGCTTGGTTTGCCTCAGTTCAAGAGGGACGACCCCGCAAGAAACTTCGCGATGAACGGTTACAGCTCTTCGGGTTTTGATAGTTTCCAGGGTGCAAATACCTTCCTTGGAGGCTTTACACCTAACTCAGCAGTTGCCTCTAGTCTCTCCACAGTTGGGTATAACAATATGCTGCAAAATCAGATCATTCAGGAGAGGAATCATTTTCCGCCTCACGGATTG GGTGATGTTAGCTCTAATGGGTGGAGCTCCGGGCCAGGCGCCAGAGCAATGTCGACTGCTCAAGAAAAAGCTTACTACAATATGCTACTAGAGAAGCAGCTCAATCTCAGGCATCAACAGGACCAGCAATTCCCTCGGGACTATGGTTCTCTAGGCGGCTTCGGCTCAAATCATTCTCAAGTTGGCGCAGCACCTGAAAGCCAGCTGCTCCATGGCTTCGGGGACATGACCTTAAACGACCGTGCAGACCCACTGTTGAAGCAACACCAGTTCTGGCAACAGCCAAGATACTGA
- the LOC116196536 gene encoding uncharacterized protein LOC116196536 isoform X3 produces the protein MAARERRDTFHEVRSKRDRRKEMRETQDTRSRIGSGVSNGGWSIDRDDGRTTVQLNSNAPGTAPYKRENDSVTSSVSYPSSTTQSGGKPVSQQLSKDSDSFNAENRGQLTGTGSIVFSSSQPPTKSEPCGAVTGIGRSSIADIVWRGSLHNGSSVLAETSLHREDEEQESDAHGNSENFSSVGFSFASTGLLRAHRKDASDEQVSSNGDITCKTGSHGASAASDFHQVNYLGEPLPEQTKEEIGTVVLPSHVQALSADCSHLSFGTYNSKSSSKSGGVRLPTSSQLNAERLSMTGDGLSAQPLHNQLRRQQMVGAAIGEATIPVISDSASRGFQNSIHELMREPGYASSYRKEEIPQHYGDAAIGMQGNLLASSEQSFRTDSVPSTFLEASPLPLRYRSSASSFKSSAISLPETLMADTFHPFEPSSRTSVASHGIPHQLLDQAYSQQTNPLKQYAYLNNYKNIPESYGQIPLHQSLGSTKLGLPQFKRDDPARNFAMNGYSSSGFDSFQGANTFLGGFTPNSAVASSLSTVGYNNMLQNQIIQERNHFPPHGLGDVSSNGWSSGPGARAMSTAQEKAYYNMLLEKQLNLRHQQDQQFPRDYGSLGGFGSNHSQVGAAPESQLLHGFGDMTLNDRADPLLKQHQFWQQPRY, from the exons ATGGCTGCCCGAGAACGAAGAG ATACTTTTCACGAAGTGAGGAGCAAGCGGGACAGAAGGAAAGAG ATGAGGGAAACACAAGACACAAGGTCTCGAATCGGTAGCGGTGTCTCGAACGGGGGTTGGAGTATTGATCGGGATGATGGAAGAACAACAGTACAACTCAACTCAAATG CACCTGGTACAGCACCTTACAAGAGGGAGAATGATTCAGTCACTTCCTCGGTATCATATCCATCTTCAACTACTCAGTCTGGCGGAAAACCTGTTAGCCAGCAGCTATCGAAAGATAG TGATTCTTTTAATGCTGAAAATAGAGGACAGTTGACAGGAACAGGCAGTATCGTTTTTTCGTCTTCACAGCCACCTACTAAATCTGAGCCATGTGGTGCAGTAACCGGTATTGGCAGGTCTTCAATTGCTGACATTGTTTGGAGAGGTTCACTGCACAATGGCTCATCGGTGTTAGCTGAAACATCTCTCCACCGTGAAG ATGAGGAGCAGGAATCAGATGCACATGGCAATAGTGAAAATTTCAGTTCTGTTGGGTTTTCTTTTGCGTCCACAGGACTGCTGAGAGCTCATCGAAAAGATGCCTCAGATGAACAGGTATCTTCCAACGGTGATATTACATGCAAGACAGGTTCCCATGGAG CATCTGCTGCTTCAGATTTTCACCAAGTAAATTATTTGGGGGAACCGCTGCCTGAGCAAACCAAAGAGGAGATTGGAACGGTTGTATTGCCCAGTCATGTGCAAGCTCTGTCTGCTGACTGTTCACACTTGAGCTTCGGTACCTACAATTCTAAATCCTCTTCCAAAAGTGGGGGTGTTCGTTTACCTACTTCCTCACAACTTAACGCAGAAAGACTCTCTATGACTGGTGATGGTTTATCAGCTCAGCCGTTACACAA TCAATTGAGAAGACAGCAGATGGtaggagcagccattggagaGGCAACCATACCAGTTATATCTGATTCAGCTTCCCGAGGCTTCCAAAACTCAATCCACGAACTAATGCGGGAGCCAGGCTATGCTTCTTCATACAGGAAGGAAGAGATTCCTCAGCATTATGGTGATGCG GCAATAGGTATGCAGGGCAACTTGCTGGCATCCTCCGAGCAATCCTTCAGAACTGACTCAGTCCCCTCGACTTTTCTTGAAGCCTCACCTTTGCCATTGAGATACCGTTCTTCTGCCTCTTCCTTTAAGAGTTCAGCTATTTCCCTGCCAGAG ACTTTGATGGCAGATACTTTCCATCCTTTTGAGCCATCATCACGGACCTCTGTTGCAAGCCATGGGATTCCACATCAACTCTTGGATCAGGCCTACTCTCAGCAAACTAATCCGTTGAAACAATACGCTTACCTCAACAACTACAAGAATATTCCCGAGAGTTACGGGCAAATCCCTCTCCATCAATCGCTTGGAAGCACCAAGCTTGGTTTGCCTCAGTTCAAGAGGGACGACCCCGCAAGAAACTTCGCGATGAACGGTTACAGCTCTTCGGGTTTTGATAGTTTCCAGGGTGCAAATACCTTCCTTGGAGGCTTTACACCTAACTCAGCAGTTGCCTCTAGTCTCTCCACAGTTGGGTATAACAATATGCTGCAAAATCAGATCATTCAGGAGAGGAATCATTTTCCGCCTCACGGATTG GGTGATGTTAGCTCTAATGGGTGGAGCTCCGGGCCAGGCGCCAGAGCAATGTCGACTGCTCAAGAAAAAGCTTACTACAATATGCTACTAGAGAAGCAGCTCAATCTCAGGCATCAACAGGACCAGCAATTCCCTCGGGACTATGGTTCTCTAGGCGGCTTCGGCTCAAATCATTCTCAAGTTGGCGCAGCACCTGAAAGCCAGCTGCTCCATGGCTTCGGGGACATGACCTTAAACGACCGTGCAGACCCACTGTTGAAGCAACACCAGTTCTGGCAACAGCCAAGATACTGA
- the LOC116196536 gene encoding uncharacterized protein LOC116196536 isoform X4 — MRETQDTRSRIGSGVSNGGWSIDRDDGRTTVQLNSNAPGTAPYKRENDSVTSSVSYPSSTTQSGGKPVSQQLSKDSDSFNAENRGQLTGTGSIVFSSSQPPTKSEPCGAVTGIGRSSIADIVWRGSLHNGSSVLAETSLHREDEEQESDAHGNSENFSSVGFSFASTGLLRAHRKDASDEQVSSNGDITCKTGSHGASAASDFHQVNYLGEPLPEQTKEEIGTVVLPSHVQALSADCSHLSFGTYNSKSSSKSGGVRLPTSSQLNAERLSMTGDGLSAQPLHNQLRRQQMVGAAIGEATIPVISDSASRGFQNSIHELMREPGYASSYRKEEIPQHYGDAAIGMQGNLLASSEQSFRTDSVPSTFLEASPLPLRYRSSASSFKSSAISLPETLMADTFHPFEPSSRTSVASHGIPHQLLDQAYSQQTNPLKQYAYLNNYKNIPESYGQIPLHQSLGSTKLGLPQFKRDDPARNFAMNGYSSSGFDSFQGANTFLGGFTPNSAVASSLSTVGYNNMLQNQIIQERNHFPPHGLGDVSSNGWSSGPGARAMSTAQEKAYYNMLLEKQLNLRHQQDQQFPRDYGSLGGFGSNHSQVGAAPESQLLHGFGDMTLNDRADPLLKQHQFWQQPRY; from the exons ATGAGGGAAACACAAGACACAAGGTCTCGAATCGGTAGCGGTGTCTCGAACGGGGGTTGGAGTATTGATCGGGATGATGGAAGAACAACAGTACAACTCAACTCAAATG CACCTGGTACAGCACCTTACAAGAGGGAGAATGATTCAGTCACTTCCTCGGTATCATATCCATCTTCAACTACTCAGTCTGGCGGAAAACCTGTTAGCCAGCAGCTATCGAAAGATAG TGATTCTTTTAATGCTGAAAATAGAGGACAGTTGACAGGAACAGGCAGTATCGTTTTTTCGTCTTCACAGCCACCTACTAAATCTGAGCCATGTGGTGCAGTAACCGGTATTGGCAGGTCTTCAATTGCTGACATTGTTTGGAGAGGTTCACTGCACAATGGCTCATCGGTGTTAGCTGAAACATCTCTCCACCGTGAAG ATGAGGAGCAGGAATCAGATGCACATGGCAATAGTGAAAATTTCAGTTCTGTTGGGTTTTCTTTTGCGTCCACAGGACTGCTGAGAGCTCATCGAAAAGATGCCTCAGATGAACAGGTATCTTCCAACGGTGATATTACATGCAAGACAGGTTCCCATGGAG CATCTGCTGCTTCAGATTTTCACCAAGTAAATTATTTGGGGGAACCGCTGCCTGAGCAAACCAAAGAGGAGATTGGAACGGTTGTATTGCCCAGTCATGTGCAAGCTCTGTCTGCTGACTGTTCACACTTGAGCTTCGGTACCTACAATTCTAAATCCTCTTCCAAAAGTGGGGGTGTTCGTTTACCTACTTCCTCACAACTTAACGCAGAAAGACTCTCTATGACTGGTGATGGTTTATCAGCTCAGCCGTTACACAA TCAATTGAGAAGACAGCAGATGGtaggagcagccattggagaGGCAACCATACCAGTTATATCTGATTCAGCTTCCCGAGGCTTCCAAAACTCAATCCACGAACTAATGCGGGAGCCAGGCTATGCTTCTTCATACAGGAAGGAAGAGATTCCTCAGCATTATGGTGATGCG GCAATAGGTATGCAGGGCAACTTGCTGGCATCCTCCGAGCAATCCTTCAGAACTGACTCAGTCCCCTCGACTTTTCTTGAAGCCTCACCTTTGCCATTGAGATACCGTTCTTCTGCCTCTTCCTTTAAGAGTTCAGCTATTTCCCTGCCAGAG ACTTTGATGGCAGATACTTTCCATCCTTTTGAGCCATCATCACGGACCTCTGTTGCAAGCCATGGGATTCCACATCAACTCTTGGATCAGGCCTACTCTCAGCAAACTAATCCGTTGAAACAATACGCTTACCTCAACAACTACAAGAATATTCCCGAGAGTTACGGGCAAATCCCTCTCCATCAATCGCTTGGAAGCACCAAGCTTGGTTTGCCTCAGTTCAAGAGGGACGACCCCGCAAGAAACTTCGCGATGAACGGTTACAGCTCTTCGGGTTTTGATAGTTTCCAGGGTGCAAATACCTTCCTTGGAGGCTTTACACCTAACTCAGCAGTTGCCTCTAGTCTCTCCACAGTTGGGTATAACAATATGCTGCAAAATCAGATCATTCAGGAGAGGAATCATTTTCCGCCTCACGGATTG GGTGATGTTAGCTCTAATGGGTGGAGCTCCGGGCCAGGCGCCAGAGCAATGTCGACTGCTCAAGAAAAAGCTTACTACAATATGCTACTAGAGAAGCAGCTCAATCTCAGGCATCAACAGGACCAGCAATTCCCTCGGGACTATGGTTCTCTAGGCGGCTTCGGCTCAAATCATTCTCAAGTTGGCGCAGCACCTGAAAGCCAGCTGCTCCATGGCTTCGGGGACATGACCTTAAACGACCGTGCAGACCCACTGTTGAAGCAACACCAGTTCTGGCAACAGCCAAGATACTGA
- the LOC116196536 gene encoding uncharacterized protein LOC116196536 isoform X5, with protein sequence MMEEQQYNSTQMHLVQHLTRGRMIQSLPRYHIHLQLLSLAENLLASSYRKIVTGIGRSSIADIVWRGSLHNGSSVLAETSLHREDEEQESDAHGNSENFSSVGFSFASTGLLRAHRKDASDEQVSSNGDITCKTGSHGASAASDFHQVNYLGEPLPEQTKEEIGTVVLPSHVQALSADCSHLSFGTYNSKSSSKSGGVRLPTSSQLNAERLSMTGDGLSAQPLHNQLRRQQMVGAAIGEATIPVISDSASRGFQNSIHELMREPGYASSYRKEEIPQHYGDAAIGMQGNLLASSEQSFRTDSVPSTFLEASPLPLRYRSSASSFKSSAISLPETLMADTFHPFEPSSRTSVASHGIPHQLLDQAYSQQTNPLKQYAYLNNYKNIPESYGQIPLHQSLGSTKLGLPQFKRDDPARNFAMNGYSSSGFDSFQGANTFLGGFTPNSAVASSLSTVGYNNMLQNQIIQERNHFPPHGLGDVSSNGWSSGPGARAMSTAQEKAYYNMLLEKQLNLRHQQDQQFPRDYGSLGGFGSNHSQVGAAPESQLLHGFGDMTLNDRADPLLKQHQFWQQPRY encoded by the exons ATGATGGAAGAACAACAGTACAACTCAACTCAAATG CACCTGGTACAGCACCTTACAAGAGGGAGAATGATTCAGTCACTTCCTCGGTATCATATCCATCTTCAACTACTCAGTCTGGCGGAAAACCTGTTAGCCAGCAGCTATCGAAAGATAG TAACCGGTATTGGCAGGTCTTCAATTGCTGACATTGTTTGGAGAGGTTCACTGCACAATGGCTCATCGGTGTTAGCTGAAACATCTCTCCACCGTGAAG ATGAGGAGCAGGAATCAGATGCACATGGCAATAGTGAAAATTTCAGTTCTGTTGGGTTTTCTTTTGCGTCCACAGGACTGCTGAGAGCTCATCGAAAAGATGCCTCAGATGAACAGGTATCTTCCAACGGTGATATTACATGCAAGACAGGTTCCCATGGAG CATCTGCTGCTTCAGATTTTCACCAAGTAAATTATTTGGGGGAACCGCTGCCTGAGCAAACCAAAGAGGAGATTGGAACGGTTGTATTGCCCAGTCATGTGCAAGCTCTGTCTGCTGACTGTTCACACTTGAGCTTCGGTACCTACAATTCTAAATCCTCTTCCAAAAGTGGGGGTGTTCGTTTACCTACTTCCTCACAACTTAACGCAGAAAGACTCTCTATGACTGGTGATGGTTTATCAGCTCAGCCGTTACACAA TCAATTGAGAAGACAGCAGATGGtaggagcagccattggagaGGCAACCATACCAGTTATATCTGATTCAGCTTCCCGAGGCTTCCAAAACTCAATCCACGAACTAATGCGGGAGCCAGGCTATGCTTCTTCATACAGGAAGGAAGAGATTCCTCAGCATTATGGTGATGCG GCAATAGGTATGCAGGGCAACTTGCTGGCATCCTCCGAGCAATCCTTCAGAACTGACTCAGTCCCCTCGACTTTTCTTGAAGCCTCACCTTTGCCATTGAGATACCGTTCTTCTGCCTCTTCCTTTAAGAGTTCAGCTATTTCCCTGCCAGAG ACTTTGATGGCAGATACTTTCCATCCTTTTGAGCCATCATCACGGACCTCTGTTGCAAGCCATGGGATTCCACATCAACTCTTGGATCAGGCCTACTCTCAGCAAACTAATCCGTTGAAACAATACGCTTACCTCAACAACTACAAGAATATTCCCGAGAGTTACGGGCAAATCCCTCTCCATCAATCGCTTGGAAGCACCAAGCTTGGTTTGCCTCAGTTCAAGAGGGACGACCCCGCAAGAAACTTCGCGATGAACGGTTACAGCTCTTCGGGTTTTGATAGTTTCCAGGGTGCAAATACCTTCCTTGGAGGCTTTACACCTAACTCAGCAGTTGCCTCTAGTCTCTCCACAGTTGGGTATAACAATATGCTGCAAAATCAGATCATTCAGGAGAGGAATCATTTTCCGCCTCACGGATTG GGTGATGTTAGCTCTAATGGGTGGAGCTCCGGGCCAGGCGCCAGAGCAATGTCGACTGCTCAAGAAAAAGCTTACTACAATATGCTACTAGAGAAGCAGCTCAATCTCAGGCATCAACAGGACCAGCAATTCCCTCGGGACTATGGTTCTCTAGGCGGCTTCGGCTCAAATCATTCTCAAGTTGGCGCAGCACCTGAAAGCCAGCTGCTCCATGGCTTCGGGGACATGACCTTAAACGACCGTGCAGACCCACTGTTGAAGCAACACCAGTTCTGGCAACAGCCAAGATACTGA